The following are encoded together in the Chanodichthys erythropterus isolate Z2021 chromosome 16, ASM2448905v1, whole genome shotgun sequence genome:
- the cdc20 gene encoding cell division cycle protein 20 homolog has product MSQFGFENDIHNVLRLDMPITNAPMARWQRKASTSSSTNTSSLSPNKSTSRSVSLSKTPSKTPGKNGKTQNTPSKAGGDRFIPTRNNKQLDVASFLISKENEPVEETSSSTAPNQKAWSVTLNGYDIEEAKILHLGGKPLNAPEGYQNNLKVLYSQVPTPVSIKKSRYISSVPERILDAPDIKNDFYLNLMDWGRQNLLAVGLADHVYLWDAGAGDIVLLKKMEDVNEYICSVSWSKDGNFLAIGTSDCKVELWDVQYQKRLRSMDGHSARVGCLSWNDHVLSSGSRSGLIHQHDVRVADHHIFTFGGHTQEVCGLTWSPDGKYLASGGNDNMVYIWPMTSGSEYQAIHALSEHQGAVKALAWCPWQPSILASGGGTSDRHIRIWNANSGSCISALDTCSQISSLVFAPNYKELVSGHGFAHDKVIIWKYPSLTKVAELEAHEDRVLNLALSPDGSTMASVAADETIRLWKSFEKDAVKKPKPTNSIIQQHIR; this is encoded by the exons ATGTCCCAGTTTGGGTTTGAGAATGACATCCACAATGTCCTCCGACTGGACATGCCTATCACAAACGCCCCGATGGCGAGGTGGCAGAGGAAAGCCAGCACTTCCAGCTCCACTAACACAAGTTCCCTCTCCCCAAACAAGAGCACCAGCAGATCAGTGAGCCTTTCCAAAACCCCCAGTAAAACACCAG GAAAGAACGGCAAGACCCAAAACACCCCCTCTAAGGCAGGAGGAGATCGATTCATCCCAACGAGAAATAACAAACAGTTGGATGTAGCAAGTTTTCTTATATCCAAAGAGAACGAGCCAGTGGAAGAAACCTCATCGTCTACAGCA CCAAATCAGAAAGCTTGGTCTGTGACCCTAAATGGATATGACATTGAAGAAGCAAAGATCTTGCATTTAGGAGGAAAACCACTGAACGCCCCTGAGG GTTATCAGAATAACTTGAAGGTTCTCTACAGTCAGGTTCCCACACCGGTCTCAATCAAGAAGAGCCGGTACATTTCCTCAGTTCCAGAGCGGATTCTAGATGCCCCTGATATCAAAAATGACTTCT ATCTGAACCTAATGGATTGGGGAAGGCAGAACCTGTTGGCTGTTGGCCTTGCCGACCATGTGTATTTGTGGGATGCTGGTGCGGGGGACATTGTTTTATTGAAGAAAATGGAGGATGTCAATGAATACATCTGTTCTGTCTCATGGAGCAAAGATGGCAATTTCTTAGCCATTGGGACCAGTGATTGTAAAGTTGAG TTATGGGATGTTCAGTACCAAAAGCGTCTCCGCAGCATGGATGGTCATTCGGCAAGGGTTGGTTGCTTGAGTTGGAATGATCACGTTTTGTCTAG TGGCTCCAGATCTGGTTTGATTCATCAGCATGATGTTAGAGTAGCAGACCACCACATCTTCACCTTCGGTGGGCACACTCAGGAAGTCTGTGGCCTTACCTGGTCTCCAGATGGGAAATATTTAGCTAGCGGTGGCAATGACAATATGGTGTACATTTGGCCCATGACGTCAGGCTCAGAATATCAAGCCATCCATGCTCTAAGTGAACACCAGGGAGCGGTCAAG GCTTTGGCATGGTGCCCTTGGCAGCCTAGCATCCTTGCGTCAGGAGGGGGCACCAGTGACCGTCATATTCGCATCTGGAATGCCAACAGTGGCTCTTGTATCAGTGCCTTAGACACTTGTTCACAG ATATCATCTCTTGTTTTTGCACCAAATTACAAAGAGTTGGTGTCTGGCCATGGTTTTGCTCACGACAAGGTTATCATCTGGAAATACCCCTCACTCACTAAAGTTGCAGAGCTTGAAG CACATGAAGACCGAGTCCTCAACTTGGCACTGAGTCCAGATGGTTCGACTATGGCTTCTGTTGCTGCTGATGAAACCATTCGACTCTGGAAGAGTTTTGAAAAGGATGCCGTCAAGAAACCAAAGCCTACCAACAGCATCATTCAACAACATATTCGATAA